ACTCAGCCGTTTCTTGCAGGCGAGTCGGACGAGCTGGGCGACAACTTCGGATATCGCCTTTTGATCTGACATGCTGCAATGTGTGGAGTTTGGGGGCGGAATGTCGGCTCAGCAAGCCCTTTTTGGGGCAAAACATTTCGTGTTGTGTCTTTTTTTTCTGCATCGCTCCTTCTGTAAAAGGGGAGAAGCTGGCGGTTCTGCCCTTTCGTGGCGCACGGAAGGCAGGGATAATCTGATCTTCAGAATTCTTCCTGCGCTGTTTTCACCAGTCACGGTTGAGCATCTTGCCTTTACTGGCATACTGGACGTAGATCTCTGAGGTTTCAGTGCTGCTATGTCTGAGGTGGTCTCTCACCGCCAGCAGGTCGGTGGTTTCGCTGTACATGCGGGTGCCAGCGGTATGCCGTAGACCATGCACTTCGCGGCCCTCGTACTTCACGCCTGCCCGGCGACAGAGCCTGATGAGTGAATCGCGAATTCCACTGCGGCTGCGCAACCTTAAGACCCAGGGGCCGAAGTCCGGCGTCGCTGCCAACCAGATCTTGAGCGCCTGCTCGGCTCGGCGCGAGAGTCCCACCGACTGCCGCCGTCCCCCTTTGCCCAAAATGGTGATCCTAGGTTGCTCGCCGTTCAGATGAACGTCGTCGCGCCGCAAGGAGGA
This genomic window from Deinococcus detaillensis contains:
- a CDS encoding tyrosine-type recombinase/integrase, whose translation is GASDPTPRWEKRAPYTKAEIDTLLQHADPQERVYVLLGADCGLRNSEMSSLRRDDVHLNGEQPRITILGKGGRRQSVGLSRRAEQALKIWLAATPDFGPWVLRLRSRSGIRDSLIRLCRRAGVKYEGREVHGLRHTAGTRMYSETTDLLAVRDHLRHSSTETSEIYVQYASKGKMLNRDW